The Flavobacterium commune genome contains the following window.
ACTTCGTGGCTGGAATTTTTCAATTTTTTCTGAACCTCCTCTTATTCCTCCTGTAGTAAGAAAAGAAGTCATAGCAAAATTAATTGCTTTTTGAATATCCGAAAAACTATCCAATGCCCTGTCAGGACCACCGAAACAGTCCACATAATCTTCTTTTAAAGCCTTATCTACTTCCGTTAAATATTCAGCCGGAATAATACAATCCGAATCAAAGATGATAAAATAATCTCCTTTGGCTTTTCTCATTCCGTAGTTTCTGGAATCTCCGGGACCTGAATTTTCTTTGAAATAATAAGAAATCGTCAATTTGCTTTTGTACTGACTGACAACATCTTCGCATTTAATTGCAGAACCATCTTCTACAATTACAATTTCAAAATCTTCTTTATAATCTGATTTTGACAAACTTTCTAAAAGTTCATCGACTTCGTCTGGACGATTATACACGGGAATAATCAAAGAAAAATACATATTCTTAAAAGCGGTATTAATTATACAATATAAATGTAATATTTTAACAAAGATAACCTTTAATCAATAATGCGCCTTAATTTTAAATGCTTTTATACATTTAAAATCAAGACGCATTATCAAAAATTTTATGTTTTTATATTCTTTGCGAAATAAAATTAAGCTATACTTTCAACCTGAACCATTTCGTCAGCTTCTGCTTTATAATCCACTCCAGCTAAATCAAAACCAAATAAATTATAAAAATCTTTTCTGTATCCTTCTAAATCTCCTATTTCAGCTAAATTTTCAGTAGTTGCCTGTTCCCACAATTGAGCAACCTGAGCTTGAATATCATCGCGCATTTCCCAGTCATCAATACGAATTCTACCTTTTTCATCAACAGGAACTTCAGCTCCTGTAAACAATCTTTGTTGGTATAAACGTTGAATTTGCTCGATACAACCTTCATGGACTCCTTCAGCTTTCATTATTTTGTACAATAAAGAAATATACAACGGAATTACAGGAATTGCCGAACTCGCCTGAGTAACTAATGCTTTATTTACCGAAACATACGCTCTTCCGTTAATATCAGCTAAACTATCTGAAATTGTAAAAGCAGTAGCTTCTAAATGATCTTTAGCACGACCAATAGTTCCTTTTCTATAAACTGCCTCAGTAACTGATGGCCCAATATAAGAATAAGCAACTGTTGCAGCTCCTGGAGCTAATAAATTTTCTGCTTTTAAAGCATCAATCCACATAGCCCAGTCTTCACCTCCCATTACAGCAATTGTATTTTCGATATCGTCACCACTGCATGGTTCTATCGAAACTTCAGAAACTTTTCCTGTATGAAAATCTACTGTTTTGTTTGAAAAAGTAGCTCCAATAGGTTTTAAAACCGAACGATGTGTTACACCTGTATTTGGATTTGTACGAACAGGAGAAGCCAAACTGTAAATAATCAAATCCACCTGACCTAAATCGGCTTTTATTAAATCTAATGTTTCTCTTTTTACTTCATTCGAAAAAGCATCTCCATTGATACTTTTTGCATACAAACCTGCTTTATGAGCCTCTTTTTCAAAAGCAGCAGAATTATACCAACCTGGTGAAGCCGTTTTTCCAGCCAATGGTGGTTTTTCAAAAAATACTCCAATAGTTGCTGCATCAGAACCAAAAGCACTTGAAATTCTTGAAGCCAAACCAAATCCTGTTGAAGCACCAATTACAAGTACTTTCTTAGCACCATCAATGGCTCCTTTTGATTTAACATACTCAATTTGATTTTTAACACTTTGCTCACATCCCACCGGGTGTGCTGTCAAGCAAATAAATCCTCTCATTCTAGGTTCTATGATCATAGGGTATCAATATTATATTTTTATTTTTTTAATCGAATAAAACAATGACTTTATCAAGAAAAAGCTATCGTTTTTGGATGGCAAATATAGAGCATTTTTTTAGTTCAACAAGGCTTTTGCATGATTTAGAGCCGAATCTGAAACAATAGCTCCCGACAGCATTTGCGCAATTTCAACAACGCGCTCTTCTTCTGACAGTAATTTTAATTCTGATTGGGTATCCTCTTCAATAGTTGATTTAAACACTTTAAAATGAGCCTCCCCTTTGGCAGCAATCTGAGGTAAATGAGTAATGGCAAATATTTGCATTTTCTTGCTCATTTCCTTCATGATTTCTCCCATTTTTATGGCAATTTCTCCGGAAACCCCAGTATCAATCTCATCAAAAATCAAGGTTGGTAATTTTGAATATTGTGCCAAAATAGCTTTTACAGCCAGCATAATTCGGGACATCTCTCCTCCCGAAGCTACTTTTTTCAATAATCCAAAATCAGTTCCTTTATTGGCCGAAAACAAAAATTGCAATTCGTCTTTTCCATTGGAAAAATAACTTTCACCTTGTGTTACTTCAATATTAAAACGTGTATTAGGCATTCCCAAAGTCGCCAATATTCCAATCATTTTTTCAGATAAAACCGGAATAGCCTGAATTCTATTATCATGAATAGTAGTGGCTAAAGCATTTAATTTTGAAGCTTTTTCCTGAATTGCAGTACTCAAAAGAGTAATTTCCTCTTCAATATTTCCTAATTCAACAACTTCATTTTCTAATTTGGTTTGAATTAACAACAACTCATCTACAGTAAGCACCTGATGCTTTTTTTGCAAATTATAAATCACCTGTAACTTTTGATTAATTTGCTCTAATTGTTCCGGATCGTGAGTGATTTTTTCAGAACAACGATTCATTTCAGCCGAAATATCATCAAATTCAATCGTTAAACTATCAATTCTTTCCAGTAATTCTTTGTACTCAATAGAAAAAGAAGCAATTTTTTGTATGGCTGTTTTAATTTCTTTCAGATTATTTAAAACGCCAAATTGCTCTTCATTGGCAATAGCCAACGATTTATCAATAGCTTCTTTTATAATTTCAACATTATTCAGCTGCTCAAAAACACTTTCCAGTTCTTCTTGCTCACCCGATTTTAGTTGGGCTGCAAGCAATTCATTCAATAAAAAAGCATGATATTCCTGTTCTTTATTAGATTCACTTTGCTTTTTAATAAGCGAATTTAATTGTGTCTTATCTGATTTATAACTTTTAAGAAGCAATTGATAATCAGCAATAATTTCCTGATTAGCAGCAATGGCGTCAATTATATCAAACTGTACATTCTCATCGTTAAGTTCCCTGGTTTGTTGCTGCGAATGAATATCGATTAAAAACAAACCTAAATCCTGCAATTCCTGAAGATTTACAGGACTATCATTAATAAAAGCACGCGATTTTCCCGAAGGTAGAATTTCTCTTCGTATGATAGTTTCATCTTCGTAATCCAAATCATTAGCTTCAAAAAAAGCTCTTAAATTGTATTTTGAAATTTCAAATTGGGCTTCAATAATACACTTTTCCTCCTTGTTTTTCAAAGAAGTCAAATCGGCGCGTTTTCCTAAAACTAGTCCTAAAGCCCCTAAAATAATGGATTTCCCCGCACCCGTTTCTCCTGTAATAATCGAAAATCCTTTAGAAAAATCAATAGCTAATTTTTCAATTAAAGCATAGTTTTTTATTGATAGTGCAGTAATCATTAATTGTATTTATATAAGTTATTGTTGGATAATCTAAAAAAGCAAGGAAAATTAAAACTTAAATGTTGCCCATTTACTGGAATTCATAGGCGAAATTTTATTCAAATTATCTACTAAATCAGTAATACTTAAATTAGGTCCTCCTGAAAAAATAGAAACAATTTCATCTGATTTTGCATCAAAAAAACCGCGGGTCAAAAAGGCATTAGGTTTTGAATTATTCAATTTATTCAATGCTATTAAGGAGTTTTTCACTTTTTCTTTAGCCAATTTAGTATCAGTTGTCATTCCGTCCAAAGCCTGGTGATAATCAAAAATTGTTTTTCTAATTTCAGCAAATGTTGGTGACAATAAATCATTAATTAAAAAATAACGATTTTGATTTCCGTCCAATTGACTCCAGCCTTTGTATCCGCTTTGCTGGGCAACTGTAGCTATGGTTTGTGCTGTTTGATAAACCGGATCACCTGATTTTAATTCAAATGTATCTTTATCCATTCCGATAATCATATAACTATAAAAAGAAATCACCGAAATCAAATTCGATTGAAATGAATTAACGTTAAAGACTAAATTTTCAAATTCGGTATAAGTAAAACCAAAATCCTTATCATTAATATTCAAAACCGGTGTTTCATAAGAAGAATCAAAAACAGGACGGGATGATTGAACCTGAATTGTTGCTGTAAACTGATCAGAACTATGCGAAAGCAAAGTAATATACATCGAACAATTAATCATTTCCTGTTGTTTGTAATTCTGTGTAGTCCAATCGGTTTTATTAACAAACTCGTTCAACGAAGTTTCCAGTGTTTTATATACTTGCTGATTAGGATTACCCATTTTTTGGGCATTAACCGTCACAGTACAATTCAACTGTTGCGCCTGAACAAAACCAAAGCTTAATAGAAAAACAAAGACGATTATCTTATTCATGAAAATGAGCTATTACTTTATTTATAATATCATCAGCAACCGCTTCTTTGGATTTTAATTCCATCGGTTCAATTTTAAAATCTTTATCGATAAAAGTAACTTTATTGGTTATTTTTTGAAAACCGGCACCTTCATCCTGCAAAGAATTTAAAACAATCAAATCTAAGTTTTTTTTCTGAATTTTAGCCTTAGCATTCTCAATTTCATTTTCAGTTTCCAAAGCAAAACCGATTAAAAACTGGTTCTTCTTATTTTCCCCCAATGAATACAGAATATCTTTTGTCTTTTCGAGTTCGATGATAAAATTATCTGCTGCTTTTTTAATCTTTTGGTCAGCTACTCTTTTTGGCTTATAATCAGCTACAGCAGCTGCAGCAATGGCCACATCAACCTCATTATAATATTGATGACAGGTATCGTACATTTCCTGTGCCGAAGTAACTTTAACTACTTCTATTAAAGAATGATTTGCAACACAATGTGTAGGACCTGTAACTAAAATAACCGAAGCGCCAAGATTAGCGGCACTTTTTGCTATATCAAAGCCCATTTTTCCTGAAGAATGATTTCCTATAAAACGAACAGGATCGATAGCCTCATAAGTAGGCCCGGCTGTGATTAGTATTTTTTTACCTTTGAGAGGCAATTTACTTTCCAAATCAGCTTCAAGGAAAGCAATGATATTTTCAGGTTCAGCCATTCTGCCCTCACCTGATAAACCACTGGCTAATTCTCCGCTTTCGGCAGGAATCATAATGTTGCCAAATTGTTCTAAAGCTTTAAAACTAGCAATAGTAGAAGGATGCTTATACATATCCAAATCCATTGCAGGAGCAAAATAAACAGGGCATTTTGCTGACAAATAAGTAGCAATAAGCAGATTATCACAATTACCATTTGCCATCTTAGACAGGGTATTTGCAGTTGCGGGCACAACAAGCATTAAATCAGCCCAAAGCCCTAATTCAACATGATTATTCCATTTTTCATCTTCTTCGTCCTGATTAAAAAAAGTGGAATAAACCGGATTTTTAGATAAGGTGGATAAGGTAAGTGGGGTTACAAAATCCTTAGAAGCAGGTGTCATTATCACTTGGACATGTGCACCTGCTTTTATAAAAAGTCGTACTAAAGACGCTGTTTTATAGGCGGCAATTCCGCCAGAAACACCTAGCAAAATCTTTTTACCGCTTAAAACTGACATAGTATCTTATTTGTTTGATTCTCTGTGATAGATTTTACCATCTAACCATTCCTGTACTGCTAAAGCGTGTGGTTTTGGCAATTTTTCATAGAATTTAGAAACCTCGATTTGTTCTTTGTTTTCAAAAACTTCTTCAAGACTGTCATTATATGTAGCAAACTCTTCCAATTTCTCTGTTAATTCTTTTTTAATTTCAGAGTTAATTTGGTTCGCTCTTTTAGCCATAATGGTAATTGCTTCATACACATTTCCAGTAGGTTGTTCAATAAGCGTTTTATTGTACGTTATTGTGTTTACTGGAGCATTCGTCTTTTTTAAATCCATGACTTATAGTTATTTAGTATATTTTTGTAATTCTTGTTCCACACGAGCATACATCTCGTCTGCTTTTTCTTTGTATTTGGTATCCGCTTTAAACTTAATCAAATTTTGGTACGAAGTTTTAGCAACGTTTAATCTTTCCTGCATTTTTTCAGGAACACTGTTAATCCCTAATTGATAAGCAGAATCAAATTTATAATACAAGGCATCTTCCTGAAATTTTGTACCCGGAAAATCGATAATAAAATTATCAAAAGCTACTAATGCTGATTTAAAATCAGAAATAGTATTGTAACCTTTTGCGTTTTCATAAACCTTTCTCTCAATCTTTTCAGACAATAATTTTGTCAAACCATTTGCTTCTGCTAAATAAGAAGAATTAGGATACCTATCAATAAAAGACTGCATTTTTTCAATTGCCTTATGAGTATCTGCCTGATCTAAACTATACACCGGCGATAAAACAGCATAACTTCTGGCACCTAAAAAAGCAGCTTCTTCTGCTTTCACACTTTTTGGGTATCCTGAAACAAAACTTTCAAACTGATAGGCTGCTAAATGGTATTGTTTTGTTTTGTAATATGACTGTGCAAACATATAAAACAATTTTTCCGCCTGAGGTTTCCCTCTAAATTCAGGAGCTATTTGCTCAAAAAGTCGCAATGCTTTAGAATATTTAGCCTGAGCAAACAATGTATCTGCCATCGCAAATTTTTTCGAAACATCTTCGCTTTTCAATGCTTTTTGGTACTCATTACAGGAACCAAAAAGAACAACAAGAAACAATAAGGATACAATTTTCTTCATTTTTTTATTTTTATCTTTAAAATACAGACTTTTCAAGTCTATAAAAAATCATACCGAAGTTTCGGTGGCAAATTTAGTTATTAATTTAGCGACTACAAAATATTTCTTAGCTTAAAAAAATCGGGCAAAAACTGCTTATTTGTCAATTCTTTTTACAAATTCAGCAATTCTTTGTTGTAAAGATTCATCCACGCTTACCAATGGAAGTCGAACGATATTTTCGGCGATTCCTAAAGTCTGAAAAACCTGCTTGATACCAGCCGGATTCCCTTGTTCAAAAATCATATCGATACAATCAAACAATAAATATTGTGATTTGAATGCTTCATCCACTTTACGATTCAGCCCTAAACGAATCATTTCAGAAAATTCTTTTGGAAAACCTTGTGCAATAACCGAAATCACTCCTGAACCTCCAGCTAATACAGTTGCCAGTGCTGTCATATCATCACCTGAAATTACATGGAAATCTTTTGGTTTGTCTTTCAACAATTGCATTGCCTGAACAATATCGCCCGCAGCTTCTTTAATTGCAACAATGTTTTCGAAATCATTGGCTAAACGCAATACTGTTTGAGGTAACATATTGCTTGAAGTTCTACCAGGAACATTATAAATAATTACCGGAATTGGCGAAGCCTCAGAAACCGCTTTAAAATGCTGATAAATCCCTTCTTGTGAAGGCTTGTTATAATAAGGAGAAACCGAAAGAATTGCAACATAAGGAGACAAATCTCTTGTTTTTAACTCCTCAACCACTTTCATTGTATTATTTCCACCTACACCTAAAACCAACGGTAAACGACCATTATTAGCTTCAATAACAGTTTGGATAACCAATTCTTTTTCGTCATTGCTTAGCGTTGCATTCTCTGCTGTTGTTCCTAAAATAACCAGATATTCAATTCCCCCATCTACAGAAAAATTTACAATTCTTTTTAATGCTTCAGTATCAATTGAAAAATCTTCTTTGAAAGGAGTTACAAGAGCAACACCAGTTCCTATTAATGATTGCATGTTTTTAGATTCTATTTTTTGTTTAATATTTTTAAATACCTGAATAATTCCTGAACAAAGATTTTATAATTTTCTGAATTGGTATTAATCATCAAATTATTCAATCGTTTATTTATAGTTGAAAAACCAACTTT
Protein-coding sequences here:
- the fabV gene encoding enoyl-ACP reductase FabV; translated protein: MIIEPRMRGFICLTAHPVGCEQSVKNQIEYVKSKGAIDGAKKVLVIGASTGFGLASRISSAFGSDAATIGVFFEKPPLAGKTASPGWYNSAAFEKEAHKAGLYAKSINGDAFSNEVKRETLDLIKADLGQVDLIIYSLASPVRTNPNTGVTHRSVLKPIGATFSNKTVDFHTGKVSEVSIEPCSGDDIENTIAVMGGEDWAMWIDALKAENLLAPGAATVAYSYIGPSVTEAVYRKGTIGRAKDHLEATAFTISDSLADINGRAYVSVNKALVTQASSAIPVIPLYISLLYKIMKAEGVHEGCIEQIQRLYQQRLFTGAEVPVDEKGRIRIDDWEMRDDIQAQVAQLWEQATTENLAEIGDLEGYRKDFYNLFGFDLAGVDYKAEADEMVQVESIA
- the recN gene encoding DNA repair protein RecN — translated: MITALSIKNYALIEKLAIDFSKGFSIITGETGAGKSIILGALGLVLGKRADLTSLKNKEEKCIIEAQFEISKYNLRAFFEANDLDYEDETIIRREILPSGKSRAFINDSPVNLQELQDLGLFLIDIHSQQQTRELNDENVQFDIIDAIAANQEIIADYQLLLKSYKSDKTQLNSLIKKQSESNKEQEYHAFLLNELLAAQLKSGEQEELESVFEQLNNVEIIKEAIDKSLAIANEEQFGVLNNLKEIKTAIQKIASFSIEYKELLERIDSLTIEFDDISAEMNRCSEKITHDPEQLEQINQKLQVIYNLQKKHQVLTVDELLLIQTKLENEVVELGNIEEEITLLSTAIQEKASKLNALATTIHDNRIQAIPVLSEKMIGILATLGMPNTRFNIEVTQGESYFSNGKDELQFLFSANKGTDFGLLKKVASGGEMSRIMLAVKAILAQYSKLPTLIFDEIDTGVSGEIAIKMGEIMKEMSKKMQIFAITHLPQIAAKGEAHFKVFKSTIEEDTQSELKLLSEEERVVEIAQMLSGAIVSDSALNHAKALLN
- the porD gene encoding type IX secretion system protein PorD, with product MNKIIVFVFLLSFGFVQAQQLNCTVTVNAQKMGNPNQQVYKTLETSLNEFVNKTDWTTQNYKQQEMINCSMYITLLSHSSDQFTATIQVQSSRPVFDSSYETPVLNINDKDFGFTYTEFENLVFNVNSFQSNLISVISFYSYMIIGMDKDTFELKSGDPVYQTAQTIATVAQQSGYKGWSQLDGNQNRYFLINDLLSPTFAEIRKTIFDYHQALDGMTTDTKLAKEKVKNSLIALNKLNNSKPNAFLTRGFFDAKSDEIVSIFSGGPNLSITDLVDNLNKISPMNSSKWATFKF
- the coaBC gene encoding bifunctional phosphopantothenoylcysteine decarboxylase/phosphopantothenate--cysteine ligase CoaBC, which gives rise to MSVLSGKKILLGVSGGIAAYKTASLVRLFIKAGAHVQVIMTPASKDFVTPLTLSTLSKNPVYSTFFNQDEEDEKWNNHVELGLWADLMLVVPATANTLSKMANGNCDNLLIATYLSAKCPVYFAPAMDLDMYKHPSTIASFKALEQFGNIMIPAESGELASGLSGEGRMAEPENIIAFLEADLESKLPLKGKKILITAGPTYEAIDPVRFIGNHSSGKMGFDIAKSAANLGASVILVTGPTHCVANHSLIEVVKVTSAQEMYDTCHQYYNEVDVAIAAAAVADYKPKRVADQKIKKAADNFIIELEKTKDILYSLGENKKNQFLIGFALETENEIENAKAKIQKKNLDLIVLNSLQDEGAGFQKITNKVTFIDKDFKIEPMELKSKEAVADDIINKVIAHFHE
- a CDS encoding DNA-directed RNA polymerase subunit omega, whose product is MDLKKTNAPVNTITYNKTLIEQPTGNVYEAITIMAKRANQINSEIKKELTEKLEEFATYNDSLEEVFENKEQIEVSKFYEKLPKPHALAVQEWLDGKIYHRESNK
- a CDS encoding outer membrane protein assembly factor BamD, whose product is MKKIVSLLFLVVLFGSCNEYQKALKSEDVSKKFAMADTLFAQAKYSKALRLFEQIAPEFRGKPQAEKLFYMFAQSYYKTKQYHLAAYQFESFVSGYPKSVKAEEAAFLGARSYAVLSPVYSLDQADTHKAIEKMQSFIDRYPNSSYLAEANGLTKLLSEKIERKVYENAKGYNTISDFKSALVAFDNFIIDFPGTKFQEDALYYKFDSAYQLGINSVPEKMQERLNVAKTSYQNLIKFKADTKYKEKADEMYARVEQELQKYTK
- the dapA gene encoding 4-hydroxy-tetrahydrodipicolinate synthase, with amino-acid sequence MQSLIGTGVALVTPFKEDFSIDTEALKRIVNFSVDGGIEYLVILGTTAENATLSNDEKELVIQTVIEANNGRLPLVLGVGGNNTMKVVEELKTRDLSPYVAILSVSPYYNKPSQEGIYQHFKAVSEASPIPVIIYNVPGRTSSNMLPQTVLRLANDFENIVAIKEAAGDIVQAMQLLKDKPKDFHVISGDDMTALATVLAGGSGVISVIAQGFPKEFSEMIRLGLNRKVDEAFKSQYLLFDCIDMIFEQGNPAGIKQVFQTLGIAENIVRLPLVSVDESLQQRIAEFVKRIDK